A window from Chitinophaga filiformis encodes these proteins:
- a CDS encoding cell wall-active antibiotics response protein, with protein sequence MDNQEYTKDERRAERRAERSLRRADRNEGYKSGKGFIFLLIGLFLFVRTLDPNVPGWVFSWQTLLIAIGAIVLVMSQFKNWGGLIMILVGTIFMIKEYVYLTYDVTRFIWPAVFTVVGLALIFGKRQESTLKDRRVLPPGTTVEDYIDSSVIFSGENRVVVSKQFKGGKVVAIFGGADFNLIQADFQDRIEFDATCIFGGIELIVPANWDVRLDMHTIMGGVTDKRPVELLANNSEKIFVIKGTCIFGGIEIKNYI encoded by the coding sequence CAGAAAGGAGAGCCGAAAGATCGCTGAGAAGAGCTGATAGAAATGAGGGTTATAAATCCGGCAAAGGCTTCATCTTTTTACTGATCGGTCTTTTCCTCTTTGTGAGAACCCTCGATCCTAATGTTCCCGGTTGGGTATTTTCCTGGCAGACATTACTGATCGCTATCGGGGCCATTGTGCTGGTAATGAGCCAGTTCAAGAACTGGGGCGGCCTGATCATGATACTCGTAGGCACCATTTTCATGATAAAGGAGTATGTCTATCTCACATATGATGTGACCCGTTTCATATGGCCAGCTGTCTTTACTGTTGTAGGCCTGGCCCTGATATTCGGGAAAAGACAGGAATCGACCCTGAAAGACAGGCGGGTATTGCCCCCCGGCACCACTGTAGAAGATTATATTGACTCTTCCGTTATTTTCAGCGGAGAGAACAGGGTAGTGGTATCCAAACAGTTTAAAGGCGGCAAGGTAGTAGCCATCTTTGGTGGCGCCGATTTTAACCTGATACAGGCCGACTTCCAGGACAGGATCGAGTTTGATGCTACCTGCATCTTCGGCGGCATTGAACTGATCGTTCCTGCCAACTGGGACGTACGCCTGGATATGCACACCATTATGGGCGGCGTGACCGACAAACGCCCTGTAGAGCTGCTGGCCAACAATTCCGAGAAGATCTTCGTGATCAAAGGCACCTGCATCTTCGGTGGAATTGAAATCAAAAACTATATCTGA
- a CDS encoding LytR/AlgR family response regulator transcription factor: MIKAVIIDDEPLAREIVKEYLQSFPQLQLMQECGDGFEGLKAIQQQQPDIIFLDVQMPKINGFEMLELVEELPAVIFTTAFEEHAIRAFEVNAIDYLLKPFSKERFDKAVQKWLDRRAADELQQTAAVLETAASSPMQSNRVVVKLNGKIKIIPVQDIHYLEAADDYVKIVTPEGTFLKNKTMQFFEKSLDPQQFARVHRSYMLNINQVTRIEPYEKENHLAILKTGAKVPVSKTGYPRLKAALGL; encoded by the coding sequence ATGATAAAAGCAGTAATAATTGATGACGAGCCCCTGGCGCGTGAGATCGTGAAGGAATACCTGCAGTCGTTTCCGCAGCTGCAACTGATGCAGGAATGTGGGGATGGATTTGAGGGGTTGAAGGCCATACAACAACAGCAGCCTGATATCATCTTCCTGGATGTACAGATGCCTAAGATCAATGGCTTTGAAATGCTGGAGCTGGTGGAAGAGTTGCCGGCTGTGATATTCACTACCGCGTTTGAAGAACATGCTATCCGTGCTTTTGAAGTGAACGCCATAGACTATCTGCTGAAACCATTTTCAAAAGAACGTTTTGATAAGGCTGTGCAGAAATGGCTGGACCGTCGTGCAGCCGATGAACTGCAGCAAACTGCTGCCGTGCTGGAAACAGCTGCATCATCACCAATGCAGAGTAACAGGGTAGTGGTGAAGCTCAATGGCAAGATCAAGATCATTCCTGTACAGGATATACACTACCTGGAAGCTGCAGATGATTATGTAAAAATAGTGACACCGGAAGGAACTTTCCTGAAGAACAAAACCATGCAGTTCTTCGAGAAATCGCTGGACCCGCAACAGTTTGCGCGTGTACACCGTTCCTATATGCTGAACATCAACCAGGTGACGCGTATTGAACCTTATGAAAAGGAAAACCACCTGGCCATTTTAAAGACCGGCGCTAAAGTACCGGTAAGCAAGACAGGATATCCAAGGCTGAAAGCAGCGCTGGGATTATAA
- a CDS encoding sensor histidine kinase, producing MANPLLANRSFRWALIGTSYVFTILHAYLLICWFNISDSIAWTDSVVHNVLLALAGVALCFSMSHYRPAKGKYIFLLAYCTALTIVWETFSYCTLYHVFDSAAYYQTWLITALPVRFIIGWLVITALGFKNMMWYSMEDQREELSRKEATERMAREAELYKLRQQLQPHFLFNSLNSINALIALRPQQAREMVLKLSDFLRGTLKREDQQWIFLPEELQYLQLYLDIEKVRFGHRLSTAITADDDAGRLMLPPMLLQPVVENAIKYGLYDTTESITISITAWQTDDVLYIQVQNPFDPELQTRAGTGFGLSSIERRLYLLFGRKDLLETKANENIFTTLIKVPQLYDKSSNN from the coding sequence TTGGCAAATCCACTACTGGCAAACAGATCTTTCAGATGGGCTTTAATAGGTACGAGCTACGTGTTCACCATCCTGCATGCCTACCTGTTGATATGCTGGTTTAATATCAGTGACAGTATTGCCTGGACAGACAGCGTGGTGCACAATGTGTTGCTGGCTTTGGCGGGAGTAGCGCTTTGTTTCAGTATGTCGCATTACCGGCCGGCAAAAGGGAAATACATTTTCCTGCTGGCCTACTGCACAGCACTTACTATTGTATGGGAAACATTTAGTTACTGTACCCTCTACCATGTTTTTGACTCAGCGGCGTACTATCAGACATGGCTGATCACCGCGCTTCCTGTACGCTTCATTATAGGCTGGCTGGTGATCACGGCACTGGGTTTCAAAAACATGATGTGGTACAGCATGGAAGACCAGCGGGAAGAGCTGTCGCGTAAAGAAGCTACAGAGCGGATGGCGAGAGAAGCGGAACTGTATAAACTGAGACAGCAGCTGCAACCGCATTTCCTGTTCAACAGTCTGAACTCTATCAATGCGCTGATCGCACTACGTCCGCAACAGGCCAGGGAAATGGTGCTGAAGCTGAGCGATTTTCTGCGGGGCACGCTCAAACGCGAAGACCAGCAATGGATCTTTCTGCCGGAAGAATTACAGTATCTGCAATTATATCTTGACATTGAGAAAGTGCGTTTTGGTCACCGTTTATCGACAGCCATTACTGCGGATGATGATGCGGGCCGTTTAATGCTCCCGCCGATGCTCCTGCAACCCGTCGTGGAGAACGCCATCAAGTACGGGCTATACGATACAACAGAATCTATCACCATTTCAATTACAGCATGGCAGACAGATGACGTGCTCTATATACAGGTGCAGAACCCTTTTGATCCTGAACTGCAAACACGCGCTGGTACAGGATTCGGGCTTTCATCTATCGAACGGCGGCTCTATCTGTTATTTGGCAGAAAAGACCTGCTTGAAACAAAAGCAAATGAAAACATTTTTACTACCCTGATTAAAGTGCCGCAACTATATGATAAAAGCAGTAATAATTGA
- a CDS encoding DUF4288 domain-containing protein, translating to MQWFVAKIVYQIITGKGEHNPQFDEQLRLISANTRDEAWKRASEMGLQEQYAFRNQRQELVEWRFISVPEVNGLDNLGDGMELYSRIEEPGDANAYISWMQVKANHLKGQQLLDVRA from the coding sequence ATGCAATGGTTTGTAGCGAAGATCGTTTACCAGATCATCACCGGAAAAGGAGAACATAACCCACAGTTTGATGAACAATTACGCCTGATAAGTGCAAACACGCGGGATGAAGCATGGAAACGTGCAAGCGAGATGGGATTGCAGGAACAATACGCTTTCAGGAATCAAAGACAGGAACTGGTAGAATGGCGTTTCATCAGCGTACCCGAAGTGAATGGGCTGGACAACCTGGGCGACGGAATGGAACTCTATTCCCGTATTGAAGAACCAGGAGATGCCAACGCATATATTTCCTGGATGCAGGTAAAGGCGAATCACCTGAAAGGGCAGCAATTGCTGGACGTTCGCGCCTAA